The Deinococcus metalli genome includes a window with the following:
- a CDS encoding VOC family protein, with product MRKIQVQGVHHITIVGSTRQSALDFWEGVLGMPFIFEQPNLGKADESHLYFDPGDGRLLTVFTNEERVDARRPAPREVGSMEHLAFNVSRATFTQVPARLRERGIDFIERDRGFMNSIYLQDPNGMKVELACYKFETPEGHRAADVLMRAHQLRVERGDHHIGDEHLADAIEDLLAERERLEH from the coding sequence GTGCGAAAGATTCAGGTGCAGGGTGTCCATCACATCACGATCGTCGGCTCGACCCGCCAGAGCGCCCTCGACTTCTGGGAGGGCGTGCTCGGCATGCCGTTCATCTTTGAGCAGCCCAACCTCGGCAAGGCCGACGAGAGCCATCTGTACTTCGATCCCGGCGACGGCCGGCTGCTGACCGTGTTCACGAACGAGGAGCGCGTGGACGCCCGTCGCCCTGCCCCGCGTGAGGTCGGCAGCATGGAGCACCTGGCGTTCAACGTCTCGCGCGCCACCTTCACGCAGGTGCCCGCGCGGCTGCGGGAGCGCGGCATCGACTTCATCGAGCGTGACCGCGGCTTCATGAATTCCATCTACCTGCAGGACCCGAACGGCATGAAGGTGGAACTCGCGTGCTACAAGTTCGAGACGCCGGAGGGCCACCGCGCCGCGGACGTCCTGATGCGCGCCCACCAGCTACGCGTGGAACGCGGCGACCATCACATCGGGGACGAGCACCTCGCGGACGCCATCGAGGACCTCCTGG